The Deltaproteobacteria bacterium genomic sequence CTTCACGTCCACGACGATATTGTCTTTTTCGACCCCGGGCAGTTCTGCCTTGACGACGATGGCGCCATCCTCTTCATATATGTCCACTTTGGGATTCCAGTTCCATTCCCTGGAAAGGCGCGTGCCCCTGGTCGGGTTGAAAAAGTCGTCAAACATATTGTCATAGCGGCCGTTCAGCCCCAGCATGTCTCTCATGGGATTCCATTTTACAAGTTGCATATCTCTACCTCCTGTTGCGTGTTGCATGATGGTTGTTGGCAATTTTGAATATTCCCGCTTTTA encodes the following:
- a CDS encoding Hsp20/alpha crystallin family protein, translating into MQLVKWNPMRDMLGLNGRYDNMFDDFFNPTRGTRLSREWNWNPKVDIYEEDGAIVVKAELPGVEKDNIVVDVKNGILTLKGERASDKEVKEDSYYRRERVFGSFERRFNLPENVDPEKITADYKDGVLKVGIPKPEEALPKQITVH